From Dasypus novemcinctus isolate mDasNov1 chromosome 19, mDasNov1.1.hap2, whole genome shotgun sequence, a single genomic window includes:
- the HCAR2 gene encoding hydroxycarboxylic acid receptor 2 yields MNRYHPPKEDHFLVIHNKNCCVFRDEFIVKVLPPVLGLEFVFGLLGNGLALWIFCFHLKSWKSSRIFLFNLAVADFLLIICLPFLTDNYVRKWDWRFGDIPCRLMLFMLAMNRQGSIIFLTVVAVDRYFRVVHPHHALNKISNRTAAIISCLLWAVTISLTVHLLNKQMLTPNGDASLCSSFSICYVFRWHDAMFLLEFFLPLSIILFCSARIIWSLRQRQMDRHTKIKRAIRFILVVAIVFVICFLPSVAVRIRIFWLLHTAGTQDCHIYRSADLAFFITLSFTYMNSMLDPLVYYFSSPSFPNFFSTCLGRCLRKKTPVEADNRSTSVELTGDLSTTRTVPDSLIADSLEPRSPPYLAPTST; encoded by the coding sequence ATGAACCGGTACCACCCGCCGAAAGAAGATCACTTTCTGGTAATCCACAACAAGAACTGCTGCGTGTTCCGGGATGAGTTCATCGTCAAGGTCCTGCCGCCGGTGCTGGGGCTGGAGTTCGTCTTCGGGCTCCTGGGCAATGGCCTGGCCCTGTGGATTTTCTGCTTCCATCTCAAGTCCTGGAAGTCCAGCCGGATCTTCCTGTTCAACCTGGCGGTGGCCGACTTTCTCCTCATCATCTGCCTGCCCTTCCTGACGGACAACTACGTGAGGAAGTGGGACTGGAGGTTTGGGGACATCCCTTGCCGCCTGATGCTCTTCATGCTGGCTATGAACCGCCAGGGCAGCATCATCTTCCTCACGGTGGTGGCCGTGGACAGGTACTTCCGGGTGGTCCACCCGCACCACGCGCTCAACAAGATCTCCAATCGGACGGCGGCCATCATCTCCTGCCTCCTGTGGGCCGTCACCATCAGCCTGACGGTCCACCTCCTGAACAAACAGATGCTGACCCCGAATGGCGACGCGTCCCTGTGCAGCAGCTTCAGCATCTGCTACGTCTTCAGGTGGCACGACGCCATGTTCCTCCTGGAGTTCTTCCTGCCCCTGAGCATCATCCTGTTCTGCTCGGCCAGGATCATCTGGAGCCTGCGGCAGAGGCAGATGGACCGGCACACCAAGATCAAGAGGGCCATCCGCTTCATCTTGGTGGTCGCCATTGTCTTTGTCATCTGCTTCCTGCCCAGCGTGGCCGTGCGGATCCGCATTTTCTGGCTCTTGCACACGGCGGGGACGCAGGACTGTCACATCTACCGCTCGGCCGACCTGGCCTTTTTCATCACCCTCAGCTTCACCTACATGAACAGCATGCTGGACCCCTTGGTGTACTACTTCTCCAGCCCGTCTTTTCCCAACTTCTTCTCCACGTGCCTGGGCCGCTGCCTCCGGAAGAAGACGCCGGTTGAGGCGGATAACCGGAGCACAAGCGTCGAGCTCACGGGGGACCTGAGCACCACCAGGACTGTTCCAGACTCTTTAATCGCCGACTCCCTGGAGCCACGGAGCCCCCCCTACCTGGCCCCAACCTCTACTTAA